From the Bacteroidia bacterium genome, one window contains:
- a CDS encoding TonB-dependent receptor yields the protein MLKFIKWRRLFVALVLFFPSLALSQNASVSGKVVDAATGEPLIGANVLLVGKSKGATTDLDGVYLIRDLSAGKYDLQISYVSYTKKLVRGVELVAGKPTTINVSLESETFEMEEVVVEAAAVRNSEAALLALQKKAAGVSDAISEEQIKRSPDSDAADAVKRVTGVSVVGGKYTYVRGLGERYSNTQLNDVSIPSPEPEKKVVPFDLFPSNMIQNLITAKTFTPDQPGNFSGGLVKINTREFPTAFTMNAGISTGFNTNTSSASIPGYTGGATDFLGFDDGTRSLPSAVPSTPPSNRPTAAQSAGLLGLFNNQWTPENRTAAPNLGVNFSIGDQFTLGSLPVGYLASLSYSAETSYREKRERYPTQEIDPATGVAQLKDDYTVRQGTNSVLWGALLNLSTRLSDNDKISVKSIFNRSSDDEARLIDGYSAQGSSSGFYRSSRLQFVGRTIFSSVLSGEHQMKNTLDSRLEWRASIATAQRDEPDNRETVYALEQSTGRYFLPNNFGSGNGRFFSDLNDQSYSAGLDWIVPVNALGQNSRVKVGALADVRTREFSARRFLFSNVNSASQYLSPEELFTPENVAAGNIEFLDATAANDSYDADEATFAGYAMIDLALTDRLRMIAGARYENIATEVTSFDPFGVTSPENMNASLKDANILPAVNLVYTVTPNMNLRAAFSKTIARPEFRELAPFRFDDYRTSTFGNAALKQTDIQNYDVRWEWYPNPGEIVAVSAFYKQFNDPIEKVLYPSANNNFVIPINANDAENVGLEFEVRKNLGFAHDLLENFNVGMNVTLVQSRIEFRKDENFAVRAIPGLDYLSAAGFANSERPLEGMSPYVVNLSLGYSAPTGTNVMLFYNLLGERIREIGTSGYDDTYEQARNQLDLTIAQKVLETVSVKLAMKNLLNEDYIFRMGDLETSRYSIGRSFSLGLSYSL from the coding sequence ATGCTCAAGTTCATCAAATGGCGGCGACTGTTCGTCGCTCTGGTCCTGTTTTTCCCCTCTCTCGCGCTCTCCCAGAACGCAAGCGTCTCCGGTAAGGTCGTGGATGCCGCGACGGGAGAGCCCCTCATCGGCGCCAACGTGCTGCTCGTCGGTAAAAGCAAAGGCGCAACCACCGATCTCGATGGAGTGTACCTGATACGGGACCTGTCGGCCGGGAAGTATGATCTGCAGATTTCCTACGTTTCCTATACGAAGAAATTGGTCCGCGGAGTGGAATTGGTCGCCGGCAAGCCGACGACGATCAACGTCTCGCTCGAGTCCGAGACTTTTGAAATGGAAGAGGTTGTGGTGGAAGCTGCAGCCGTGCGCAATTCCGAGGCCGCGCTGCTGGCGTTGCAGAAAAAAGCTGCCGGCGTGAGCGACGCCATCAGTGAAGAACAGATCAAACGCTCTCCCGACTCCGATGCAGCCGATGCCGTCAAGCGCGTCACCGGTGTGTCCGTCGTCGGCGGAAAATACACCTACGTGCGCGGACTCGGCGAGCGTTACAGCAACACACAGCTCAACGACGTGTCTATTCCCAGTCCCGAACCCGAGAAAAAGGTGGTGCCGTTCGACCTTTTTCCTTCGAATATGATTCAGAATCTTATTACCGCGAAAACCTTTACCCCCGATCAACCCGGAAATTTCTCCGGCGGTCTGGTAAAAATCAATACACGGGAATTTCCCACGGCGTTCACGATGAACGCGGGTATTTCCACGGGTTTCAACACCAATACCTCGTCCGCTTCCATTCCCGGATACACGGGCGGTGCGACGGATTTCCTCGGCTTTGACGATGGCACGCGCTCGTTGCCTTCGGCCGTGCCCTCCACGCCTCCTTCGAACCGTCCCACCGCCGCACAGAGCGCGGGACTGCTGGGACTGTTCAACAATCAGTGGACGCCGGAAAACCGTACCGCCGCGCCGAATCTCGGTGTGAATTTCTCCATCGGTGATCAGTTCACACTCGGCTCGCTGCCGGTGGGGTATCTCGCCTCGCTGTCCTACAGCGCCGAAACCAGCTACCGCGAGAAACGCGAGCGCTATCCGACGCAGGAAATTGATCCCGCGACCGGTGTCGCCCAGCTCAAGGACGATTACACCGTGCGCCAGGGAACGAACTCCGTGCTCTGGGGCGCTCTGCTCAATCTCAGCACGCGTCTTTCCGACAACGATAAAATCAGCGTCAAGTCCATTTTCAACCGCTCGTCCGACGACGAGGCTCGCCTCATTGACGGCTACAGCGCGCAGGGATCATCTTCCGGTTTCTATCGCTCGTCCCGTCTCCAGTTCGTGGGACGCACCATTTTCTCCTCCGTGCTGTCGGGCGAACATCAGATGAAGAACACACTCGATTCGCGTCTGGAATGGCGCGCGTCCATAGCCACGGCACAGCGCGACGAACCGGACAACCGTGAAACCGTGTACGCGCTGGAGCAGAGCACCGGCCGCTATTTCCTGCCCAACAATTTCGGCAGCGGCAACGGACGCTTTTTCTCCGATCTCAACGATCAGAGCTACAGCGCCGGGCTGGACTGGATTGTTCCCGTCAACGCCTTGGGTCAGAACAGCCGCGTTAAAGTCGGAGCGCTGGCGGATGTGCGCACACGCGAATTCAGCGCCCGCCGATTTTTGTTCAGCAATGTGAACAGCGCATCGCAATATCTGTCGCCCGAAGAACTGTTCACACCGGAAAACGTCGCCGCCGGCAATATCGAATTTCTCGATGCCACCGCCGCCAATGATTCCTACGATGCCGACGAGGCCACCTTCGCGGGGTATGCCATGATTGACCTCGCCCTGACCGACCGGCTCCGTATGATCGCCGGTGCCCGCTACGAGAATATCGCTACGGAAGTCACGTCCTTCGATCCTTTCGGCGTGACGTCTCCCGAAAATATGAATGCCTCCCTGAAAGACGCGAACATTCTGCCTGCGGTGAATCTGGTCTACACCGTCACACCGAACATGAATCTCCGCGCGGCGTTCAGCAAGACCATTGCCCGTCCCGAATTCCGCGAGCTGGCGCCGTTCCGCTTCGACGATTATCGTACGAGCACCTTCGGCAACGCCGCGCTGAAACAAACGGACATTCAGAATTACGATGTCCGCTGGGAATGGTATCCCAATCCGGGTGAAATCGTCGCCGTGAGCGCATTTTACAAGCAGTTCAACGATCCTATCGAGAAAGTGCTGTATCCCAGCGCCAACAACAACTTCGTCATCCCCATCAACGCGAACGACGCGGAGAATGTCGGCCTCGAATTCGAGGTGCGCAAGAATCTCGGCTTCGCTCACGACCTGCTCGAGAATTTCAACGTCGGGATGAATGTCACGCTGGTGCAGTCGCGCATCGAATTCCGTAAGGACGAGAACTTCGCGGTGCGCGCCATTCCGGGGCTCGACTACCTGTCGGCCGCCGGCTTCGCCAACAGCGAACGTCCGCTCGAAGGGATGTCGCCGTATGTGGTAAATCTTTCGCTCGGGTACAGCGCACCGACGGGCACGAACGTGATGCTGTTCTACAATCTGCTCGGCGAACGCATTCGCGAGATCGGCACCAGCGGGTATGACGATACGTACGAACAGGCCCGCAATCAGCTCGATCTCACCATAGCGCAGAAAGTTCTGGAAACCGTCAGCGTCAAGCTCGCCATGAAGAACCTCCTGAATGAGGATTACATCTTCCGCATGGGCGACCTGGAGACCTCGCGGTATTCGATAGGCCGGTCGTTCTCCCTCGGCTTGTCCTACAGCCTGTAA
- a CDS encoding alkaline phosphatase: protein MRTSFVLCFFALIAIIGGKGIAQQALTGNVIFIHPDGSGASMWGALRLLEQGPDGMLHWDRMERLGLYRGHQRNSAGSTSHAGATTHAFGVKVDYDTFGHVPEKPVTTPTGRTVSIMTEAIERGIVTGLINSGHLAEPGTAVFVAGAFDRASTDTITAKLLAGGVDVIMGGGENLLLPAGQRGRHGGEGVRKDGRNLIEEARAAGYTVIFTRDELLALPDGVEKLLGVFAAKHTFNDMSEEELKAKGLPLYQPDAPTVAEMTAATLNIFQKMGKQFILVVEEEGSDNFANDNNAIGALTALSRANEAIGVALEYIARHPETLLLTAADSDAGGMEVYSVRAAEEFDAPLPTVTDNGSPLDGMGGTATLPFTAAPDAFGTRLRFGIAWACEEDVMGAIVARAHGLNAEHLPASVDNTEIYRLMYRTLFGKE, encoded by the coding sequence GTGCGAACATCTTTTGTCCTCTGCTTTTTTGCGCTCATCGCGATCATCGGCGGTAAGGGAATCGCCCAGCAGGCGCTCACCGGCAATGTCATATTCATTCATCCGGACGGCAGCGGCGCTTCCATGTGGGGAGCGCTGCGGCTGCTGGAGCAGGGTCCCGACGGCATGCTGCACTGGGATCGCATGGAGCGTCTGGGTTTGTACCGCGGGCATCAGCGCAATTCCGCCGGAAGCACCTCGCATGCGGGCGCGACGACGCACGCCTTCGGGGTGAAAGTGGATTACGACACCTTCGGGCATGTTCCGGAGAAACCTGTGACGACGCCGACGGGAAGAACAGTGAGCATCATGACCGAAGCGATAGAACGCGGTATCGTTACGGGACTGATCAACAGCGGTCACCTCGCGGAGCCCGGCACCGCGGTGTTCGTTGCCGGCGCTTTCGACAGGGCTTCCACCGACACCATCACCGCAAAGCTCCTTGCCGGTGGCGTGGATGTCATCATGGGCGGAGGCGAGAATCTGCTTCTTCCCGCCGGACAGCGCGGGCGTCATGGCGGAGAAGGAGTGCGGAAAGATGGCCGTAACCTGATCGAAGAAGCGCGGGCCGCCGGCTACACCGTGATCTTCACCCGCGACGAATTACTCGCTCTTCCCGACGGGGTAGAGAAGCTCCTCGGCGTGTTCGCGGCGAAGCACACCTTCAACGATATGAGCGAGGAGGAGTTGAAAGCAAAGGGACTCCCGCTGTATCAACCAGACGCGCCCACGGTCGCGGAAATGACCGCCGCGACATTGAACATATTTCAGAAAATGGGGAAACAGTTTATACTCGTCGTCGAAGAGGAAGGATCCGACAACTTCGCCAACGACAACAATGCAATCGGCGCCCTGACCGCGCTGTCGCGTGCAAATGAGGCAATCGGGGTGGCCTTGGAGTACATCGCACGACACCCTGAGACGCTGCTGCTGACGGCGGCTGACAGCGACGCCGGGGGCATGGAAGTGTACAGCGTTCGGGCAGCGGAGGAATTTGATGCGCCACTTCCGACAGTGACGGACAACGGATCACCTTTGGATGGCATGGGCGGGACCGCGACGCTTCCGTTCACCGCCGCTCCCGATGCTTTCGGCACACGCCTGCGCTTCGGCATCGCCTGGGCGTGCGAAGAAGACGTCATGGGCGCCATTGTCGCGCGCGCGCATGGCCTGAATGCGGAACACCTCCCCGCATCGGTGGACAACACCGAAATCTATCGTTTGATGTACCGGACGCTGTTCGGGAAAGAGTGA
- a CDS encoding toxin-antitoxin system YwqK family antitoxin has product MFVVIVMLLFITLVPHGAAFAQFPQSPNKLDEKGRQQGRWTLLFDKDMKPVAHPDSAAFYSVLTFVNGTVDGVATTYFRGGGKMSEVTYKKGRIEGTSRGWYESGAREFETPHTNGLPHGKETIWYPDGKKRSEALYRNGKEHGSQVEWYQNGNKKSEIPFKDGVIHGTARRWFASGQIQTEIPHSNGRVHGTRIDWYENGKKKSEIRYSNGQRQGKAREWDEQGNPK; this is encoded by the coding sequence GTGTTCGTCGTCATCGTAATGCTGCTGTTCATCACTCTGGTTCCGCACGGTGCTGCCTTCGCGCAATTTCCCCAATCCCCGAACAAACTCGACGAGAAAGGGAGGCAGCAGGGACGGTGGACGCTGTTGTTCGACAAAGACATGAAGCCCGTCGCGCATCCGGACTCGGCCGCGTTTTACTCCGTGCTGACCTTTGTGAACGGAACAGTGGACGGCGTTGCAACGACGTACTTTCGCGGCGGCGGGAAAATGAGCGAAGTCACGTACAAAAAGGGCAGGATTGAAGGCACGTCCCGCGGCTGGTACGAATCCGGCGCCAGGGAATTCGAGACACCGCATACAAACGGGCTCCCGCACGGCAAGGAAACGATATGGTATCCCGACGGGAAGAAGCGGAGTGAAGCGTTGTACCGCAACGGCAAGGAGCACGGCTCGCAGGTGGAATGGTATCAGAATGGCAACAAGAAATCCGAAATACCGTTCAAGGATGGCGTGATCCACGGCACCGCACGCCGCTGGTTCGCTTCCGGGCAGATACAGACGGAAATTCCGCACAGCAACGGTCGTGTGCACGGAACGCGCATCGACTGGTATGAAAACGGGAAAAAGAAATCCGAGATCCGCTACA
- a CDS encoding T9SS C-terminal target domain-containing protein, which translates to MSSITRFLALGTLAGALIFGGCSDDDDSTPINPNPTDTRAELAGNILGSRTLNADSVYVLKGFVLVQPGAVLTIPAGTRIEGDFATKGALITVRGSGNQASGKIIADGTASKPIIFTSSQPAGQRKRGDWGGIVLNGLAPTNWPGGTGVGEGNTGAYGGAKADDNSGILRYVRIEYGGTKITPDNEINGLTLNGVGTGTIIEHVQTHFIADDGFEWFGGTVNGKWLVSSGNDDDAFDMDYGFSGKLQFLLALQDPDLANRGLEMDNDASGSSNMTTAPTSGADGLSYDGTQTLTSPLIYNWTVIGTGKEKANDDNNDGLYIRRNSQPRFANVLVTNFGNYSAVVDGSGSIGHMTSGASYIKNSIFHGGKGGYAHRTSSGTTVQSIPAEWNTREADPMLTSIVFTTPDPRPKAGSPALSGAADPTMDPMSKGFFTAAPYVGAFDGATNWLSGWTNFAKN; encoded by the coding sequence ATGTCTTCCATCACCCGTTTTCTTGCGCTCGGTACTCTTGCCGGTGCGTTGATCTTCGGTGGTTGCAGCGACGACGACGACAGCACCCCGATCAATCCCAACCCCACCGACACACGCGCGGAACTCGCAGGCAACATTCTTGGCAGCCGCACCCTGAATGCGGACAGCGTCTACGTGCTCAAGGGCTTTGTGCTCGTGCAGCCCGGTGCCGTGCTCACCATTCCCGCCGGGACGCGCATTGAAGGTGATTTCGCCACCAAGGGCGCGCTCATCACCGTGCGTGGCAGCGGCAATCAGGCAAGCGGTAAAATCATTGCCGACGGCACCGCGTCCAAACCGATCATCTTTACTTCCAGCCAGCCCGCCGGCCAGCGCAAGCGTGGCGACTGGGGCGGTATCGTGCTCAATGGCCTGGCACCCACCAACTGGCCGGGCGGCACCGGCGTCGGCGAAGGCAACACCGGCGCCTATGGCGGCGCAAAGGCCGACGACAACAGCGGTATTCTTCGTTACGTGCGCATCGAGTACGGCGGCACCAAGATTACACCGGACAATGAAATCAACGGCCTCACGCTCAACGGCGTCGGCACCGGCACCATCATCGAGCATGTGCAGACACATTTCATCGCCGATGACGGTTTCGAATGGTTCGGTGGTACCGTGAACGGCAAGTGGCTTGTCAGCTCCGGCAACGACGACGATGCATTCGACATGGACTATGGTTTCTCCGGTAAGCTGCAATTCCTCCTTGCCCTGCAGGATCCCGATCTTGCGAACCGCGGCCTCGAAATGGACAACGACGCTTCCGGCAGCAGCAACATGACCACCGCCCCGACCAGCGGCGCCGACGGTCTCTCGTACGACGGCACACAGACGCTGACCAGCCCGCTCATTTACAACTGGACGGTGATCGGTACGGGCAAGGAAAAGGCGAATGATGACAACAACGACGGTCTCTACATTCGTCGTAACAGCCAACCCCGATTTGCCAACGTGCTTGTTACCAACTTCGGCAATTACTCGGCCGTGGTGGACGGCAGCGGCTCCATTGGTCACATGACCAGCGGCGCATCCTACATCAAGAACTCGATTTTCCACGGCGGAAAGGGCGGCTACGCGCATCGTACCAGCTCCGGCACGACCGTGCAGAGCATTCCCGCCGAGTGGAACACCCGCGAAGCGGATCCCATGCTGACCAGCATCGTGTTTACCACGCCTGATCCCCGTCCGAAGGCGGGTAGCCCTGCATTGAGCGGTGCGGCCGATCCGACAATGGATCCCATGAGCAAGGGCTTCTTTACCGCCGCCCCGTATGTCGGCGCCTTCGATGGTGCGACGAACTGGTTGAGTGGCTGGACGAATTTCGCGAAGAACTAA